In one Novosphingopyxis iocasae genomic region, the following are encoded:
- a CDS encoding flagellin, with product MVQSINRNRPRDAVQAQLNLGKAIAEQQEAISSGKRLVLPSDDPQGWLELSLIARQQTDEAASTANIGRAETRAVQAESSMNEIAAGLTRAKELIVLSNNDSVSAVDREGIAIELEGIRANFRDILDQGDPFGGKLFGTIAIEVPIGGTRNVVASPTYARIAENIPDGSGGTTSIEQLFQDAIDAMRTGTQPEREGMLRPVDKVIDHMTQMLTEQGVVKGRLNSAREQYSESRIVLASRRKEIEEVDVSEAITRLQALQVSLEAAQAVYAKIEQRSLMDYLR from the coding sequence GGCGATCGCCGAGCAGCAGGAGGCTATTTCCAGCGGCAAGCGGCTGGTGCTTCCTTCGGACGATCCGCAGGGCTGGCTGGAACTCTCGCTCATCGCGCGACAGCAGACAGACGAGGCGGCGTCCACGGCCAATATTGGACGTGCCGAAACCCGCGCCGTTCAGGCGGAATCGAGCATGAACGAGATCGCAGCGGGCCTTACGCGCGCAAAAGAACTGATCGTGCTTTCGAACAATGATTCGGTCAGCGCCGTGGACCGGGAGGGCATTGCGATCGAGCTGGAAGGCATCCGGGCCAACTTCCGGGATATCCTCGACCAGGGCGATCCGTTCGGGGGCAAGTTGTTCGGGACGATCGCGATTGAAGTTCCGATCGGCGGGACCCGCAATGTCGTCGCTTCCCCGACCTATGCCCGTATCGCGGAAAACATTCCGGACGGAAGCGGCGGTACGACATCGATCGAACAGCTGTTTCAGGATGCGATCGATGCGATGCGCACCGGCACGCAGCCGGAACGCGAAGGCATGCTACGCCCGGTCGACAAGGTCATCGATCACATGACCCAGATGCTGACCGAGCAGGGCGTCGTGAAGGGCCGTCTCAACAGCGCGCGCGAGCAATATTCGGAAAGCCGCATCGTTCTCGCCAGTCGCCGCAAGGAGATTGAGGAGGTCGATGTCAGCGAAGCGATCACCCGTCTCCAGGCGCTCCAGGTTTCGCTGGAGGCGGCACAAGCGGTGTATGCGAAAATCGAGCAGAGATCGCTGATGGATTATCTCCGCTAA